A portion of the Tachysurus fulvidraco isolate hzauxx_2018 chromosome 8, HZAU_PFXX_2.0, whole genome shotgun sequence genome contains these proteins:
- the si:ch73-256g18.2 gene encoding LOW QUALITY PROTEIN: uncharacterized protein si:ch73-256g18.2 (The sequence of the model RefSeq protein was modified relative to this genomic sequence to represent the inferred CDS: deleted 1 base in 1 codon) → MRKGWCCSPAVCCCCFCCLALLCCAGSSIWTNTQQMALLLLSGIFQQRHKTTVHGAYISLRAQCEEGSIAMGFMELYLEIDPVTLNLIILIASYVILLLVFLISCVLYDCRGKDPSKEYDAEPQAPQQQTSVQLVANSPPSAQFNEQNNTGVNSYVPPNPETVRRGAHWYKQPAGLSDRKKI, encoded by the exons ATGAGAAAG GGCTGGTGCTGCTCTCCAGCagtctgctgctgctgcttctgctgcttgGCCTTGCTGTGTTGCGCTGGAAGCTCAATATGGACAAACACTCAGCAA ATGGCCCTGCTGTTGCTCTCTGGGATATTTCAGCAGAGACACAAGACAACGGTCCATGGTGCCTACATTTCTCTCAGAGCACAGTGTGAGGAAGGAAGCATTGCCATGGGTTTTATGGAGTTATACCTAGAGATTGACCCAGTGACTTTAAACCTTATTATTCTCATTGCCAGCTACGTAATACTGCTCCTGGTCTTTCTCATCTCCTGTGTCCTCTACGACTGCCGAGGGAAAGACCCCTCTAAGGAGTATGATGCTGAGCCTCAAGCCCCCCAGCAGCAGACTTCTGTCCAGCTTGTGGCAAACTCTCCACCATCTGCCCAGTTTAACGAGCAAAACAACACTGGTGTCAACAGCTATGTGCCACCCAACCCTGAAACA GTGAGAAGAGGAGCACACTGGTATAAACAGCCGGCAGGTCTCTCggacaggaaaaaaatataa